The Sciurus carolinensis chromosome X, mSciCar1.2, whole genome shotgun sequence DNA segment tcagctgtttattcaggaacaaaAGCTTCACACAGCAACAAGGGATACAGGGATGCAATGGCATCAGTGGACCCAccttcctggtggaaaatgagccactgaacaaagaaaggaactGGACCTATATAgcttattttgaggggtggtctagtgagcatatcagtttgggcactcaggaaactggtttgtgagaatttgaaaatctGTTTTTACTGGGCAGTAGTTCTTCTTGGAGAGTTGAGGGTCTGGGCTCAGCATTCAGTGTTTATCTCCTTCCCTTCAGGGTCCtattgtactgtcactgggaaaggatgtgTTTGGGGAAGGATCAGTGGTTTGGCTTCCTTTCTCGGGATTGTTCTGTCATTGGGAAAGAATGTACTGAGAATGCTATCAATGTATGGCTTTCCTTTCACTCCCTTTACTTAAGCCTCACTGTCTAGGGGTTTTGTCATTTACTGTAATATATTACATTTCATCTGAAATGCTGGTTCATATCTATATTGTACAGTAAGTGTCTGGTATAGCTGGAATAAGGGAAAATTAGACATTTCTCTTACATTAAACAGTTATAACAACACCTGCCTCTATGTTTTGAGAAGTCACATTTgggaatgagtgtgtgtgtgtgtgtgtatatacacacactgtATTATTGGTTatctttgtgtgtatatatgccatattacTGTTAAGAGATAACTCAATAATATTCTTTTCTGCCACTTGAAGCCACAAATGGATGTAAGATACTAATGTTCAAGTTACTTTATGTATAATAAACTGATTTACTCTTAttaagtaaaatgttaaaaatctgcCTGCTTAGACAAgatagaaatcaacaaacattttcACCTCTAGATTTAATATTCATTTGATGCACCAAAACACAGCTCCAAGCTAGAGCCTATCACAGATAACATTATGTTAACAATACAATGAATATTGTGCACACTCTAATAACCAAAACATTATGCAAGCCTCTTTGGGAATGTTCAGTCTGTCAGAATTTGAAGACTGTTCAgtgttctctttcatttctggctCATTTTACATTGCTTCAATGATCCCTTTAACCTCACGGAAAATGGCTGTAAGTGTATTATAACTCAAGTGATCAACAACTACAATTGAGCCCTTTCTTATATGCTCCTTTATGTTGATAAATATGGCCACAGCACTAACAAGGTTGGCTTTTGCCTCTTTCTGGTTAAAGATGAGTTTTAATGCTGCCAATGCCTTCATATTGATCATGTCTCTGGCTGCTGTTGGATTTTCAGACATATTCAAAAGTACTTTCAAGACAAGATTTCTAGTTTTACGATTTCCCTGGGATAGCAAATGGAAAAGCTCTGAAAAGTGATTGGCAACAATATAGTGATGAATATAATCAGTAGTCAGCTGCCCTAGTATCTTTAATCCAGAGTGCTGTCCAGGTGAATTCAAGGGGAAAGACATGGTTTCCTTACACATATGCTTCACATGTAATTCCACCTTGCGTTGTCTTTCATCCCCAGAAGGAGGATTCAGAGTAATTACcgtcttttttcttatttcagggGAAGGAAAACTGAGCAAGCTTTCAATAAGTGTCACTACACCCACTTCATTAATGAATTCTTGGGCAAATGGATGAACATTATGGATACCCATTGCAATCTGTGCTATTTTATGAATGAGAGGATCAGTAGTTGACCTAAGTATGCTAATAAGCTTTTCAAATTCCTCAGAATCCATGTAACATTCCATTTTGCAAGGGCAAGCAAATGGCTTAATCCCATTCACCTCTCTGATCTTGATTTGGCGTCTAATTTCATCTATAGTCTGGATGCAAGGGTCAGAACCAAATGGGTACTCAGGCATAGGCTGTGAATTTGAGCGAGTGCTCCTAGAAGAGCAGGCTGCTGCAGCAGGTGAAGAATGAGTAGTTTCCTCTGTTGAGGCCAGGACAATATATGAAGAGGGCTTTGTCTCAGATGGGACCTGGGATCTAAATCCTAACACTGCTGGAGTTACAGCAGGGGCTTTGGGCCAGATAGTTACCTCAGACCAGTCCTTGggtctatttttttcattaatttcatcaACAGGCTGAGGCCTAACTATTCGGCTCACAGGCTTAGGATTAGGGTCAAAACTAGCATCATCTCCTTCCCAAAACCAGTTCCCAataacattttcttcctcttcctcctcagcccCTGACCTAGGCTTGCTGCTGACCCCAGGTGTAGGCTCCAACTCAGGACGAACTTGGCCACCAATATGagctttattttcatctttagcaCTGGCACGATTACTAGCTTCATCTCCCTTCCAAAACCAAGAATTGATACTGGACTCTTCCCCGGCCCAGAACCAAGTATCAACACCAGTATTATCTTTACTTGTGGAGCTGGTAGCCTCATTCTCAGCCTTGGGACTGATATTTGCCATGGCTTTCACTGGAGCCTTAGGCTCTGATAGGGCTCCTTCCTTAGTCTCAGCAACAACCCTATTTTTAGATACTGCTTTTGTCTCTGCAACTGCATCTGTTTTAGGTCGTGCCTTGACTTTTGCTTTGGACCGGGTCTTGGCTACAGGTTTGGATATGCCAGTagcctccctctctgctccaCCTTTAGCCTGtacatttgctcttttttcaGTTTTGGCCTGGGCTTTAGTCTTATTCTTGGTCCCAGTCATGCTTGAACAGCAGTTATACAGCCTTGTCCAGTCCTAGCCTTGGTTCTCAGTGTGTCCCACGTCAGTGTCTTTACTTTCTTATTGGGTCAGAGATGAACTTGGTGGCAAGAGTCAATTGTCAGTTTAGcagtcccacagtcccctttctAAGCAGACAGTCTCTGTTGATGATACAGACAGTGTAGAGGAATACTTGGGCTGCTGGAGGATGATGGTTTCTGAATGCAGACCTGTTGAATGTGAAAATCTTCTGTCAATTTGGGGCCACCACAGCCACCACTGGAGATAAACCTGAGGTGAAGAAAGAAACGGGCTTTGAGTCTCCTCAAACTTTGCCTTTCTATACAGATTTGCATAAAAGGATACAATAGTAGAGATGGATTGTATGGTAGAAGTGGATTACTAAAAAACTCTACTacctggg contains these protein-coding regions:
- the Gprasp3 gene encoding G protein-coupled receptor associated sorting protein 3, which produces MTGTKNKTKAQAKTEKRANVQAKGGAEREATGISKPVAKTRSKAKVKARPKTDAVAETKAVSKNRVVAETKEGALSEPKAPVKAMANISPKAENEATSSTSKDNTGVDTWFWAGEESSINSWFWKGDEASNRASAKDENKAHIGGQVRPELEPTPGVSSKPRSGAEEEEEENVIGNWFWEGDDASFDPNPKPVSRIVRPQPVDEINEKNRPKDWSEVTIWPKAPAVTPAVLGFRSQVPSETKPSSYIVLASTEETTHSSPAAAACSSRSTRSNSQPMPEYPFGSDPCIQTIDEIRRQIKIREVNGIKPFACPCKMECYMDSEEFEKLISILRSTTDPLIHKIAQIAMGIHNVHPFAQEFINEVGVVTLIESLLSFPSPEIRKKTVITLNPPSGDERQRKVELHVKHMCKETMSFPLNSPGQHSGLKILGQLTTDYIHHYIVANHFSELFHLLSQGNRKTRNLVLKVLLNMSENPTAARDMINMKALAALKLIFNQKEAKANLVSAVAIFINIKEHIRKGSIVVVDHLSYNTLTAIFREVKGIIEAM